The following coding sequences are from one Beggiatoa alba B18LD window:
- a CDS encoding thioredoxin fold domain-containing protein translates to MFMRFMAALLALSAYNSFANNELATPNTTSNAVTVQPMQDPVVTPATPAAPTTTKNVEIDNNPDIPNSLRDVLKRLAGADKLDQIKIKPSPIKGLYEVMVGMEVVYMNEDGSYMLVGDLRDTKTGVNVTEQKRNGLRVTAINALDQKDMIIFSPKEKAKFVINVFTDIDCGYCRKLHTEVPKLNELGIEVRYLAFPRAGVGSETYQKMVSIWCASDRNNALTVAKSEGTVKPAQCNNPVSKEFELGQTLGVTGTPALVLSDGELLPGYVPADRLLAYLTQKSVPHLSEK, encoded by the coding sequence ATGTTTATGCGTTTTATGGCAGCATTGCTTGCATTGTCTGCTTACAATAGTTTTGCAAACAATGAATTAGCAACCCCTAATACCACTAGCAATGCAGTGACCGTACAACCCATGCAAGACCCTGTTGTTACCCCCGCAACGCCTGCCGCCCCGACGACGACAAAAAACGTCGAAATTGATAATAATCCTGATATTCCTAATTCACTCCGTGATGTTTTAAAACGCTTAGCGGGTGCAGATAAATTAGATCAAATTAAAATCAAACCCTCCCCCATTAAAGGCTTGTATGAAGTCATGGTCGGCATGGAAGTGGTTTATATGAATGAAGATGGCAGTTATATGCTGGTTGGTGATTTACGTGATACTAAAACAGGGGTTAATGTCACGGAACAAAAACGTAATGGTTTACGTGTCACGGCAATCAATGCCTTAGATCAAAAAGACATGATCATTTTTTCCCCTAAAGAAAAAGCAAAATTTGTGATTAATGTCTTTACTGATATTGATTGTGGTTACTGTAGAAAACTGCATACAGAAGTCCCGAAACTGAATGAATTAGGCATTGAAGTTCGCTATTTAGCATTTCCTCGTGCGGGTGTCGGTTCAGAAACTTATCAAAAAATGGTCAGCATATGGTGTGCAAGTGACCGTAATAACGCATTAACCGTCGCAAAATCAGAAGGAACGGTGAAGCCTGCACAATGTAATAATCCTGTGTCTAAAGAATTCGAATTAGGACAAACTTTAGGCGTGACAGGAACACCTGCATTAGTGTTATCCGATGGGGAGTTATTACCTGGTTATGTGCCTGCTGACCGCTTGCTAGCCTATTTAACTCAAAAATCAGTCCCTCACTTAAGCGAGAAATAA
- a CDS encoding YajQ family cyclic di-GMP-binding protein encodes MPSFDIVSTVDNHELTNAVDQTNREITARFDFKGADAKVELTEESLILHAETEFQLQQMGDILRIKLTKRGIDLSALDPKEAETQNRRARQTWLIKQGIPSELAKKIVKLIKDSKLKVQAAIQGDEVRVTGKKRDDLQEAITLLKTQSQQLEQPLQFTNFRD; translated from the coding sequence ATGCCCTCCTTTGATATTGTTTCTACCGTCGATAATCATGAGTTAACCAATGCAGTTGACCAAACAAATCGCGAAATTACTGCACGCTTCGACTTTAAAGGGGCTGATGCTAAGGTTGAACTTACCGAAGAATCCTTAATTCTTCATGCAGAAACAGAGTTTCAACTGCAACAAATGGGTGATATTTTACGCATTAAACTTACGAAACGAGGGATTGATCTCTCTGCATTAGACCCCAAAGAGGCAGAAACACAAAACCGTCGCGCCCGTCAAACATGGCTAATTAAGCAAGGTATTCCTAGTGAGCTGGCGAAAAAAATCGTTAAATTAATAAAAGATAGTAAATTGAAAGTACAAGCCGCTATCCAAGGCGATGAAGTGCGTGTCACAGGTAAAAAACGCGACGATTTGCAAGAGGCGATTACCTTGTTAAAAACGCAAAGCCAGCAATTAGAACAACCCTTGCAGTTTACTAATTTTCGTGATTAA
- the rplS gene encoding 50S ribosomal protein L19: protein MNPIIAMLEQEQLKQEVPSFNAGDTVIVQVKVKEGDRERLQAFEGVVIAKRNRGMNSAFTVRKISHGEGVERVFQTHSPLVASIEVKRKGDVRRAKLYYMRDLRGKAARIKEKIVAKRDTNTTQA, encoded by the coding sequence ATGAATCCAATCATTGCAATGTTAGAACAAGAACAGTTAAAACAAGAAGTTCCTTCTTTTAACGCAGGTGATACAGTTATTGTTCAAGTGAAAGTGAAAGAAGGCGACCGCGAGCGTTTACAAGCCTTTGAAGGTGTTGTAATTGCAAAGCGTAACCGTGGTATGAATTCTGCGTTTACTGTGCGTAAAATTTCCCACGGTGAAGGCGTTGAACGGGTTTTCCAAACCCACAGCCCCTTAGTTGCCAGCATTGAAGTAAAACGTAAAGGCGATGTCCGCCGTGCGAAACTTTACTACATGCGTGATTTACGCGGTAAAGCAGCGCGTATTAAAGAAAAAATTGTGGCAAAACGCGATACGAATACTACCCAAGCGTAA